One Nicotiana tomentosiformis chromosome 4, ASM39032v3, whole genome shotgun sequence genomic window carries:
- the LOC104115803 gene encoding protection of telomeres protein 1a-like yields MSQRRDDYTSIVEAMTLIDQKVNFMGVVLETSFPRKTKGTDYFCLVKITDQSYQSRALSVNVFTETIEKLPLVLNAGDIILLFNVRMKVHNSVVHAVFNKYFSSFALFDGKYSTTFLPYQCHVPYLPREREEKLILGLRKWSVDHPIITSLINFQSLKDIREGDGFNLVCKILRVVRQDEWILLVWDGTDTPPVAINARLEDELQTPLPLESVPVCLPRDKFCKLPSLGTVLRVTLDCGNEKLGMNVLRTNRWVKIDNLRCQLLDSLWHAALFPTTRFCYLRDEDHIVSQRMREFDKRIKSKWGWMPLSALPWPTHVTVTDYSEVPFVSLMRALVNPKVVGKFHCVVRVVASFPWIVEDFRSPSGVYRIRLTIEDPTARIRAYLYAEDAEQFFGGYPSLDVLRRMRNLLLGISESGGDSERNETCRNPPWIMCCLKSYHINDSDIWGSRNFRIFATTLKM; encoded by the exons atgtcGCAGCGACGCGATGATTATACCTCAATAGTTGAAGCCATGACTTTGATCGATCAGAAAGTTAATTTCATGGGCGTCGTCCTCGAAACTAGCTTTCCAAGGAAGACCAAGGGCACTG ATTATTTCTGCTTGGTTAAAATCACTGACCAGTCATACCAAAGTCGTGCGCTTTCTGTTAATGTTTTCACTGAGACGATAGAGAAACTGCCTCTGGTACTCAATGCTGGTGATATTATTCTGCTTTTTAACGTTAGG ATGAAAGTTCATAATTCCGTGGTTCATGCTGTGTTCAACAAATACTTCTCTTCGTTTGCTTTGTTTGATGGAAAGTATAGTACAACCTTCCTTCCCTATCAATGTCATGTGCCATATCTTCCTAGGGAGCGGGAAGAGAAACTTATACTCGGTTTAAGGAAGTGGTCGGTTGATCATCCTATTATAACAAG CTTAATAAATTTTCAATCTTTGAAAGATATCAGGGAAGGAGACGGCTTCAATTTGGTTTGCAAG ATTCTGCGTGTAGTTAGACAAGATGAGTGGATCCTTCTTGTGTGGGATGGAACTGACACTCCACCAGTTGCTATTAATGCAAG GTTAGAGGATGAACTGCAAACCCCACTTCCTTTAGAGTCGGTGCCAGTTTGTCTGCCAAGAGACAAATTCTGCAAATTGCCATCTCTTGGAACTGTGCTGAGGGTAACTCTGGATTGTGGCAATGAGAAACTTGGAATGAACGTGCTCAGGACCAATAGATGGGTGAAAATTGATAACCTAAGATGTCAACTTCTTGACTCACTGTGGCATGCTGCCCTCTTCCCGACTACTAGGTTTTGCTATTTGCGCGATGAAGATCACATTGTTTCGCAGCGCATGAG GGAGTTTGATAAGCGTATCAAATCTAAATGGGGATGGATGCCTCTTTCAGCCTTACCTTGGCCAACTCATGTGACAG TGACCGACTATTCAGAAGTGCCCTTTGTCTCCTTGATGAGAGCTCTTGTGAATCCCAAG GTGGTCGGTAAATTCCATTGTGTCGTTCGGGTTGTGGCATCATTTCCTTGGATAGTTGAGGATTTTCGCTCCCCTTCTGGCGTTTATAGGATCAGGTTAACCATAGAGGATCCTACTGCCAGAATCCGCGCCTATCTATATGCTGAGGATGCG GAACAGTTCTTTGGTGGCTACCCTTCTCTCGATGTGCTAAGAAGAATGCGAAATTTGTTGCTTGGAATTTCTGAAAGTGGTGGTGATAGTGAAAGGAATGAAACTTGCAGGAATCCACCCTGGATAATGTGTTGCTTGAAATCCTATCACATTAATGACAGTGATATCTGGGGAAGCAGGAACTTTCGAATTTTTGCAACCACGCTGAAGATGTAA